The following are encoded together in the Triticum dicoccoides isolate Atlit2015 ecotype Zavitan chromosome 6B, WEW_v2.0, whole genome shotgun sequence genome:
- the LOC119326602 gene encoding protein SRC2 homolog produces the protein MGSRYEVEVTVGSARDLKNVNWRNGDLQPYAVLWVDDGPKCSSRVDLDNGESPEWDEKLTVPLPPSTTRLEDAVLHIDVVHANAAEGTKPLVGSARLPLRDVLDDAGLGGRASRSLRLKRPSGRPQGRVDVRVAVRETARYYDPAYPPPYGQSQSQSRDPYAAPAPYGSGGYGYGQQQQPYAAPPSGYPAAYGAAVPPQPAGYPAAYGAAAPAPAYGSGGYGSGSVNDPAKKKGMGMGAGLAVGAAAGVLGGLALAEGASYLEDKFEDDVAEKVEDDLAGGGYDDDDY, from the coding sequence ATGGGGTCGAGGTACGAGGTGGAGGTGACGGTGGGCTCGGCGCGGGACCTCAAGAACGTCAACTGGCGCAACGGCGACCTGCAGCCCTACGCCGTGCTCTGGGTCGACGACGGCCCCAAGTGCTCCTCCCGCGTCGACCTGGACAACGGCGAGAGCCCCGAGTGGGACGAGAAGCTCACCGTCCCGCTCCCGCCGTCCACCACCCGCCTCGAGGACGCGGTGCTCCACATCGACGTCGTCCACGCCAACGCCGCCGAGGGCACCAAGCCGCTCGTGGGGTCCGCGCGCCTGCCGCTGCGCGACGTCCTCGACGACGCCGGGCTCGGCGGCCGAGCGTCCCGCTCGCTCCGCCTCAAGCGCCCCTCGGGCCGGCCCCAGGGCCGCGTCGACGTCCGCGTCGCCGTCCGCGAGACCGCCCGCTACTACGACCCCGCCTACCCGCCGCCCTACGGCCAGAGCCAGTCCCAGTCCCGCGACCCCTACGCGGCCCCGGCGCCGTACGGCTCGGGCGGGTACGGgtacggccagcagcagcagccgTACGCCGCGCCGCCGTCCGGCTACCCGGCCGCCTACGGCGCGGCCGTGCCCCCGCAGCCCGCCGGGTACCCTGCCGCCTACGGCGCTGCTGCTCCTGCCCCCGCGTACGGGTCGGGCGGGTACGGGTCGGGGTCGGTGAATGACCCTGCGAAGAAGAAGGGGATGGGGATGGGGGCGGGGCTGGCGGTGGGCGCGGCGGCGGGGGTGCTGGGCGGGCTGGCGCTGGCGGAAGGGGCGAGCTACCTGGAGGACAAGTTCGAGGACGACGTGGCGGAGAAGGTGGAGGACGACCTGGCGGGCGGCGGCTACGACGACGACGACTACTAG